In Nodosilinea sp. PGN35, the genomic stretch GAGCGGGCCGCTCTCCCAGTAGTCGTTGCCGCCGCTGGGGTTGAGGCGGGCATTGTTGTTGAAGACCCGGCCCGATTGCAGAGCCAAAAACTGGCCGTAGCGGGGGTCGGCGGCGATCGCATCTCCCTGAGAAAACCAGTCCTGGCTGACATTCACCCAGACATCGGCGCTGGCGGCCCGGTCGTAGACCGCCTCAAAATCGAGGGGCAGGCTGCCGGCGCGATCGCTGGCGGCCCACAGGTAGGTGGCCCCGGCATCTCTGAGCAGCTGGGCGGCGTAGCTCTGGCCCCCCGGCATGTACCAGGTGCCCTCGTAGCTAAAGCCGGTGAAGACCGTCGGTCTTAGCTCCAGGGATTGGGTGAGCTGCACCAGGGCGTTGTAGTCCTGGGCGACGGTGCCAAACACCTGCTCAGCTCGGGCCTCCTGGTTAAAGAACAGGGCCGTGAACTTCAGCCATTCCGCCCGCCCCAGGGGGGATTGCTCCAGGTACTCCGCCACGATCGCCACCGGCACCCCGGCCTGAATCAGGCGATCGTGGCTGTCGGTGGCGGCATTGCCTGTGGCAAAGGCCATCACCAGGTCGGGCTCCGCGTCGATCAGGCGCTCCAGGTTGACCGCGCCGCCCGAGCTAAACTCCTGCAGGTCGCCCCGATCAATTTTTTGGCGCACGCTAGCCGTATTCACCGTGGCAAACTGGTCTACCCCCACCAGCGCTTCCACCTCGCCCAGCGCCTCCAGGTGGGGCAGGTAGGT encodes the following:
- a CDS encoding ABC transporter substrate-binding protein; translated protein: MPLLRPIVPVPLPVPLRAAGQLLGFAAVALTLGGCPLTQPAPGTVDTTAQAADCVTTYDPTEDYFPDQVEPTYAKGFAVAYHRHYKVVTVHSPWQDADSAFTYVLVQCGTPVPPRFESAQVIEVPVRRVAALSTTYLPHLEALGEVEALVGVDQFATVNTASVRQKIDRGDLQEFSSGGAVNLERLIDAEPDLVMAFATGNAATDSHDRLIQAGVPVAIVAEYLEQSPLGRAEWLKFTALFFNQEARAEQVFGTVAQDYNALVQLTQSLELRPTVFTGFSYEGTWYMPGGQSYAAQLLRDAGATYLWAASDRAGSLPLDFEAVYDRAASADVWVNVSQDWFSQGDAIAADPRYGQFLALQSGRVFNNNARLNPSGGNDYWESGPLNPHWVLADLIKILHPDLLPNHTLIYYQPLTP